The Halalkalibaculum roseum genome window below encodes:
- a CDS encoding T9SS type A sorting domain-containing protein produces MSLQRIPTIILCALLLILAATEVRAQQPVDSHSHRIMHDIDKAYRDGRINLDQKILYKFYAGLKKEKLPSEFTIGDQEYVKCGTPAQVDFIKHKNQLSESTVTEIETLTGTSVTQAQETYLSPSGMFLFHYETSGTDAVPLDDTSPANGIPDYVEQAGIAADSSWRHQIATLNYSDPIIPGDPYDIYFRNFGFYGQTAISGNTTYIEVHNNFQNFPPNTDPEGNPIGALKVTIAHELKHAIQYVATEWAGESDRWVEMDATLMEEVVYDNVNDYYNYLNNSSSIFENPQNSFYPGSYFHVSWALYFEEKYGPDFWPQVWDRLQQNPTGTRFTEAIQSVLGSADIFQRDYIESHLWHLAAGQLNSVDNYGFEERTLYPNPTIKERFSGKDSTTTSVGLQKFAANYIELSPGQESEGFIRVELSRSNASTGLGLIAYLKDGSTEQQIMTGGGNQGIVQQTPWEWSSISRLGIVIGNGNENLGDSYRLKVTSDIPEAISLIQNYPNPFNPGTVIPFNLSTQSRVQLKVYDITGRLVSTLVDEERPAGFYRDVRFNGSNLASGVYFYQLVTDQKVLVKKMTLIK; encoded by the coding sequence ATGTCATTACAACGAATTCCAACCATAATATTATGCGCACTGTTGCTAATCCTGGCAGCCACTGAAGTTAGGGCTCAGCAACCGGTCGACAGTCATAGTCATCGAATCATGCATGATATTGATAAGGCCTACCGGGATGGACGGATCAACCTGGACCAAAAGATACTCTATAAATTTTATGCCGGATTAAAAAAGGAAAAGCTGCCATCAGAGTTTACTATAGGTGATCAAGAATACGTTAAATGCGGAACACCGGCCCAAGTTGATTTTATAAAACACAAGAATCAGCTATCTGAGTCGACAGTTACTGAAATTGAAACCCTCACCGGTACTTCAGTTACGCAAGCCCAAGAGACGTATCTTTCGCCTTCAGGAATGTTTTTATTTCACTATGAGACTTCAGGTACTGATGCTGTTCCGCTTGATGATACCAGTCCGGCAAATGGAATCCCCGATTATGTAGAACAGGCAGGTATAGCAGCAGACTCCTCATGGCGGCATCAAATAGCCACACTAAATTACTCCGATCCTATAATACCCGGTGACCCCTACGATATCTATTTCCGGAATTTCGGTTTTTATGGCCAAACAGCTATCTCAGGAAACACAACTTATATTGAGGTTCACAACAACTTCCAGAATTTCCCTCCTAATACCGATCCTGAGGGAAATCCCATCGGTGCCCTTAAAGTTACTATTGCTCATGAGCTGAAACATGCTATTCAGTATGTGGCGACGGAGTGGGCCGGAGAAAGCGACCGCTGGGTTGAGATGGATGCCACCCTTATGGAAGAGGTAGTGTATGATAATGTCAACGATTACTATAACTACCTGAACAACTCAAGCTCTATTTTCGAAAACCCGCAGAACTCTTTTTATCCGGGTTCATACTTTCATGTATCCTGGGCTCTATATTTTGAGGAGAAGTACGGACCGGATTTTTGGCCTCAAGTATGGGATCGTTTGCAGCAAAACCCTACCGGCACCCGTTTTACAGAAGCCATACAATCTGTGCTGGGAAGTGCCGATATTTTTCAGCGAGATTATATAGAATCCCATCTCTGGCACCTTGCGGCCGGACAGTTGAACAGTGTCGATAACTATGGATTTGAGGAACGCACGTTGTATCCGAATCCGACCATTAAAGAACGTTTCAGCGGTAAAGACAGTACCACTACTTCTGTCGGCCTTCAGAAATTTGCAGCGAACTATATTGAGTTAAGTCCCGGACAGGAGTCGGAAGGCTTTATCAGAGTTGAGCTCAGCAGATCCAATGCTTCAACCGGCCTCGGGTTGATTGCCTATCTGAAAGACGGTAGCACAGAGCAACAGATTATGACCGGGGGCGGCAACCAGGGCATTGTACAGCAAACGCCATGGGAGTGGAGCAGTATTAGCAGACTGGGAATAGTGATAGGAAACGGGAATGAGAATCTTGGAGACAGTTACCGTCTAAAAGTAACTTCAGATATTCCGGAAGCCATTTCTCTTATCCAAAACTACCCGAATCCCTTTAATCCTGGCACTGTTATTCCATTCAATTTAAGCACCCAGTCAAGAGTACAATTGAAAGTATATGACATTACCGGCAGACTGGTTTCTACGCTTGTAGACGAAGAGAGACCGGCAGGTTTTTACCGCGATGTCCGTTTCAACGGAAGCAACCTGGCCTCAGGTGTCTACTTTTACCAGCTGGTAACCGACCAGAAGGTACTGGTGAAGAAGATGACACTGATTAAGTAA
- a CDS encoding DUF2339 domain-containing protein, which produces MEKDSRENLERRVQRLEKEVKALKSLLQDQESADSVTLSSKTDKVTLKKSPSASTPKKEVTDTSFTDKIQLGENWLQRLGIGLLLLGVAFLFKYSIDQGWLIPPIRSLIGLGIGLSLFITGLQLDEAKNTLKQICLGGGIATFYITGFATFQLYSFAPATVVWIFMVVVTLLSLSLSLQQNEPILSVVGTLGGLGTPFMLYTGSGSLSALIVYTAVILSGASAMYVVKGWRSLIWTMTLGSFLVMLVGFYNNIIDMAEPIFSDRLSLQAGILICLAVLWVVPVFREVLTKQSPDKWPDPTFQNKDGSVDDYAAYLSNPSVQLLALVVPIAGFLYSMGLWNISTEAWGVIAMAYSLAIGYMYLPLRNVELIKLASIHGFTALILLTISFFLLLEGELLFIVLALEGLGLRFIASKNKDEELSLSSHLLFGIVTVWMLNEFTSYHQPELAVFNLPALTQLIIIGIVGLAVPVWLDTRSSKRIYRLTAHLGLLGWFLSELTLLENGHAYVSVCWGIYAIALLIYGLTKEKDDLRMAAMGTIFLVVGKLFLIDLSQLQAIWRILLFIGFGALFLLISYYVQNKFLNEDVPADRTGEIEI; this is translated from the coding sequence ATGGAAAAGGATAGCCGGGAAAACTTGGAAAGACGTGTGCAGCGGCTTGAAAAAGAAGTGAAAGCGCTCAAAAGTCTTTTACAGGATCAGGAGTCAGCAGATTCTGTCACCCTCTCTTCTAAGACTGATAAGGTTACTCTTAAGAAATCTCCGTCCGCCTCTACGCCTAAGAAGGAGGTTACGGATACTTCTTTTACCGATAAAATTCAGCTGGGTGAAAACTGGCTTCAGCGATTGGGTATCGGGCTATTGCTGCTGGGTGTAGCTTTTCTATTCAAATATTCTATCGACCAGGGTTGGCTTATTCCACCTATTCGAAGCCTGATCGGTTTGGGAATCGGCTTATCATTATTCATTACCGGGCTACAGCTGGATGAAGCTAAAAATACCTTGAAGCAGATCTGCCTGGGAGGTGGGATTGCCACATTTTATATAACCGGCTTTGCAACATTTCAGCTCTACAGTTTTGCACCGGCAACTGTGGTCTGGATTTTTATGGTTGTGGTAACCCTTTTATCCTTATCGCTCTCACTTCAGCAAAACGAACCAATACTTTCAGTTGTTGGTACGCTGGGAGGTTTGGGCACACCTTTTATGCTCTATACCGGCAGCGGAAGTCTGTCTGCATTGATTGTATATACAGCTGTAATTCTTAGCGGTGCTTCGGCGATGTACGTGGTAAAAGGATGGAGATCATTGATTTGGACCATGACCCTGGGCAGCTTTTTAGTTATGCTGGTAGGTTTTTACAATAACATTATTGATATGGCAGAACCAATTTTTTCAGACCGTCTGTCATTACAAGCAGGTATCTTGATATGCCTTGCAGTACTTTGGGTTGTCCCTGTGTTTAGAGAAGTGTTAACAAAGCAGAGCCCGGATAAATGGCCCGATCCGACGTTTCAGAATAAAGACGGTTCGGTTGATGATTATGCAGCATATCTAAGCAACCCATCCGTTCAGCTTCTGGCATTGGTAGTTCCAATTGCCGGTTTTCTCTATTCGATGGGACTATGGAATATCTCAACAGAAGCTTGGGGCGTTATTGCCATGGCCTACTCTTTGGCAATTGGCTATATGTACCTGCCGCTGCGTAATGTGGAACTTATAAAACTTGCCTCCATTCATGGTTTTACGGCATTGATCCTGTTGACCATATCATTCTTTTTGTTGCTGGAGGGTGAGCTCTTGTTTATCGTACTGGCACTCGAAGGCTTAGGCTTGAGATTTATAGCCAGCAAAAATAAGGATGAAGAGCTGTCACTGAGCTCTCATCTACTGTTTGGCATCGTCACGGTCTGGATGCTGAATGAGTTTACCAGCTATCATCAGCCGGAGCTGGCTGTTTTTAACCTTCCGGCCCTTACACAGCTGATTATCATTGGCATAGTAGGACTGGCTGTCCCTGTTTGGCTGGATACCCGAAGCAGCAAGAGGATTTACAGATTGACGGCGCACCTTGGTCTATTGGGATGGTTTCTTTCAGAATTAACCTTACTTGAAAATGGGCATGCCTATGTTTCAGTATGCTGGGGAATCTATGCCATAGCCCTGCTGATATATGGCCTGACAAAAGAAAAAGATGATCTCAGGATGGCAGCGATGGGTACCATATTCCTAGTTGTGGGAAAATTATTTCTTATCGATCTATCCCAGCTTCAGGCGATATGGAGAATCTTACTCTTTATTGGGTTTGGAGCCCTGTTTTTATTAATCAGTTATTATGTGCAAAATAAATTTTTAAATGAGGATGTCCCCGCTGACCGAACCGGTGAGATCGAAATTTGA
- a CDS encoding gamma carbonic anhydrase family protein: MVYEFLNRSPQFDESVFVAPSADIIGDVTLGKESSVWFNVTIRGDVNWIEIGDRSNIQDNTCIHVMNQTGPTSIGSEVTVGHSAMIHGCTIHDRVLIGIQATILDKAVIESDVIVAAGSLVPPGKHLESGYLYMGSPVKKVRKLESEELESIKGHADNYVKYARAYQQKDTYEENPFYEPKT; this comes from the coding sequence ATGGTTTATGAATTTCTGAACAGGAGTCCACAATTCGATGAAAGTGTCTTTGTAGCCCCGAGTGCCGATATCATCGGTGATGTTACCTTGGGCAAAGAGAGTAGTGTATGGTTTAATGTGACCATCAGGGGCGATGTAAACTGGATTGAAATAGGCGACCGGTCCAACATTCAGGATAACACCTGTATCCATGTAATGAACCAGACGGGTCCCACCAGTATAGGAAGTGAAGTTACCGTGGGTCACAGTGCCATGATTCACGGTTGCACCATTCACGACAGGGTATTGATTGGCATACAAGCTACCATACTCGATAAGGCGGTTATTGAATCGGATGTAATTGTAGCCGCTGGAAGTCTTGTTCCACCGGGAAAACATCTTGAATCAGGATACCTCTACATGGGCTCACCGGTCAAAAAAGTCCGTAAATTAGAATCAGAAGAGCTAGAGTCTATTAAAGGACATGCGGATAACTATGTAAAATACGCCCGTGCCTACCAGCAGAAAGATACCTACGAAGAGAATCCGTTTTACGAGCCGAAGACATAG
- the hemW gene encoding radical SAM family heme chaperone HemW: protein MSGIYLHIPFCKQSCSYCDFYFVTRTGEQPDFVESMVREIHSYADTDFVNEKVETLYIGGGTPSLLSTEQLEQLMEAVRDTFDTDIRETTIEMNPDDVTKEYLDALRDMGINRVSMGVQSFNPELLKFMNRAHDRQEALKCLELLSKSGFQTFTVDLIYGNPGQSLEELEDDVRELLQFDPPHVSAYSLTIESGTRLGKQVELGRLTPPEDDKVSDHFMLLNELLSNAGVYRYEVSNYSKPGHEAIHNSNYWKHHNYIGMGPGAHSFWWEQDALAERWNNKADLRNYIKFKQTANRDNITEEKDNLSRLELSEERIMMGLRTREGITLKEMEERYGYLFGERQIEYLRKRASEGKVNLTKDGRIVLTDIGIVIADAIILDLITLH, encoded by the coding sequence TTGTCGGGTATTTATCTTCACATACCGTTTTGCAAGCAGTCTTGCTCATACTGTGATTTTTATTTCGTTACGCGAACGGGAGAACAGCCTGATTTTGTGGAAAGCATGGTGCGCGAGATTCATAGCTATGCTGACACCGACTTTGTCAACGAAAAAGTAGAGACACTGTATATCGGGGGCGGCACACCATCCTTGCTATCAACCGAACAGTTGGAACAGTTGATGGAGGCTGTCCGTGACACTTTTGACACGGATATCCGGGAGACGACAATTGAAATGAATCCCGATGATGTGACGAAGGAATATCTTGATGCATTGAGGGACATGGGTATCAACAGGGTAAGCATGGGGGTACAAAGTTTCAATCCCGAATTACTGAAATTCATGAACCGAGCCCATGACCGGCAGGAAGCTTTGAAGTGCCTGGAGCTCTTGAGTAAATCCGGTTTTCAGACTTTTACTGTAGATCTTATTTATGGCAATCCGGGGCAGAGCCTGGAAGAGCTTGAAGATGATGTCCGCGAGCTGCTGCAATTCGATCCTCCCCATGTTTCGGCGTACTCCCTTACCATAGAGTCCGGAACCCGGCTGGGCAAACAGGTTGAGCTGGGACGCCTGACACCGCCGGAAGATGATAAGGTTTCAGATCATTTTATGCTCCTAAATGAACTGCTATCGAATGCCGGTGTTTACCGCTATGAAGTAAGTAACTATAGCAAGCCTGGACACGAAGCTATTCATAACAGCAACTATTGGAAGCACCATAACTATATCGGGATGGGTCCGGGTGCTCACTCTTTTTGGTGGGAACAGGATGCCTTAGCAGAACGCTGGAATAACAAAGCCGATCTAAGGAACTATATAAAGTTCAAACAAACTGCGAACAGAGATAATATTACTGAAGAGAAAGATAACTTAAGCCGGCTAGAATTATCTGAAGAGCGAATCATGATGGGCTTGAGAACCCGGGAAGGTATAACGCTTAAGGAAATGGAGGAGCGCTATGGATACCTTTTTGGTGAACGGCAAATAGAATATCTCAGAAAGAGAGCCTCAGAGGGTAAAGTAAATCTAACGAAAGATGGCAGAATAGTTCTTACCGATATAGGCATTGTGATTGCGGATGCCATCATACTGGATCTGATAACCCTGCATTAA
- a CDS encoding M28 family peptidase, whose protein sequence is MIRQASILLLFTLAMTMACQQQLSVEQAAESITEQSLMEPIEVLSSDEFQGRSTGTIGEEKTVNYLTEKFEEMGLEGGMPDGSYTQDVPLIGQTTEQDAQVRITRNGSTVHEFDYYTDFMAWPSNLAENVSIEDAELVYVGYGIQAPEENWDDFKDTDVEGKILVVKNNDPNEDPGLFKGETRLYYGRYDYKYEKAREMGALGVLIVHTTPSAGYGWSVVANSWSRERFYLRGNEAMQNSPTEFNGWLTEEASTELFNSAGLDLEEQLQAAENRDFEPVAMNGLRLSLDLEASYRNKDAKNVLATIEGSDSDLKEQYMVFTAHHDHLGVTQPVEGDSINNGALDNAAGVSALLNMADAYKQIQGDLKRSVLFLVVGAEEVGLLGSSYWAEHPTVHPGNVTANINLDGMNVYGKTKDIVLVGYGRNSVSDVIEAEAEEEGRVVKPDPHPDRGYFYRSDHFPLAKKGIPAIFPNPGTEFVDKPEGYSATVDSLSDANYHSVNDEINEYWDLSGMVQNVRLYFEAGYEIINDTEMQSWQEGDEFQQARMEMIEAAPE, encoded by the coding sequence ATGATAAGACAAGCTTCAATACTACTTCTTTTCACACTGGCAATGACTATGGCCTGTCAGCAGCAATTATCGGTTGAGCAAGCTGCGGAAAGCATAACGGAACAAAGCCTGATGGAGCCAATTGAAGTACTCTCTTCGGATGAGTTTCAGGGAAGAAGTACCGGTACGATTGGTGAAGAAAAGACAGTGAATTATCTGACCGAAAAATTTGAAGAAATGGGGCTTGAAGGAGGAATGCCTGATGGCAGCTATACCCAGGATGTGCCGCTCATCGGACAAACGACCGAACAGGATGCGCAAGTTAGGATTACTCGTAATGGAAGTACCGTTCACGAATTTGACTATTACACAGATTTTATGGCCTGGCCCAGTAACCTGGCAGAGAATGTCAGCATTGAGGATGCAGAGTTGGTATATGTAGGGTATGGGATTCAGGCACCTGAAGAAAACTGGGACGACTTTAAAGACACTGATGTTGAGGGCAAGATCCTGGTAGTAAAAAATAACGACCCCAATGAGGATCCCGGACTCTTCAAGGGAGAGACTCGCCTCTATTATGGGCGCTATGATTATAAGTACGAAAAGGCCCGGGAGATGGGGGCACTCGGTGTGCTGATTGTTCATACCACTCCATCTGCAGGGTACGGCTGGAGCGTGGTGGCCAACAGCTGGAGCCGGGAAAGATTTTACCTGAGGGGCAACGAAGCCATGCAAAATTCCCCAACCGAGTTTAATGGCTGGCTGACGGAAGAGGCTAGTACAGAGCTATTTAACAGCGCGGGTCTTGATCTGGAAGAACAGCTTCAGGCTGCCGAGAACAGGGACTTTGAGCCGGTTGCGATGAACGGACTGCGATTGAGCCTGGATCTTGAAGCGAGCTATCGCAATAAGGACGCAAAGAATGTGCTGGCTACTATTGAGGGTTCAGACAGTGATCTTAAAGAGCAGTATATGGTATTTACCGCTCATCATGATCACCTGGGAGTAACCCAGCCTGTGGAAGGAGATTCTATAAATAACGGCGCGCTGGATAATGCAGCAGGCGTGAGTGCGCTGCTGAACATGGCAGATGCCTACAAACAGATACAAGGTGATTTGAAGAGGTCGGTACTATTTCTGGTAGTAGGAGCGGAAGAAGTTGGTTTGTTAGGCTCGAGCTATTGGGCAGAACATCCCACTGTTCATCCCGGTAATGTTACTGCAAATATCAATCTCGATGGAATGAATGTATACGGTAAGACGAAAGATATTGTATTGGTCGGATACGGACGTAATTCGGTAAGTGACGTGATTGAAGCCGAGGCTGAGGAAGAAGGCAGGGTTGTAAAACCGGATCCTCATCCCGACCGTGGCTATTTTTATCGGTCAGACCATTTTCCTCTGGCCAAGAAGGGTATACCGGCCATTTTCCCGAACCCGGGCACCGAATTTGTAGACAAACCGGAGGGCTACAGTGCTACGGTGGACAGCCTATCTGACGCAAACTACCACTCTGTTAACGATGAAATCAACGAGTACTGGGACCTAAGCGGAATGGTGCAGAATGTACGTCTCTATTTTGAGGCCGGATATGAAATCATTAATGATACTGAAATGCAAAGCTGGCAGGAAGGGGATGAGTTCCAGCAGGCACGAATGGAGATGATTGAAGCTGCCCCAGAGTAG
- a CDS encoding SDR family oxidoreductase encodes MSSFRNKNILVTGGANGIGRLLSLKSLREGAKNLVVWDVDEESMQALADECKKEGWICHTYKVDLSDASEIEKTATLVKEEIGDIDILFNNAGIVVGKAFLNQSSEDIQKTISVNIEAVMLTARAFLQEMVDRRSGHIINISSASSLMGNPNMSVYAASKWAVTGWSESLRLEMEQTKSNVKITTVQPSYIDTGMFEGVRAPLFTPFLDPDEITEKIINAVKNNKIILREPFMVKLTPFLKGVLPTRVFDLLAGKFFRVYSSMDRFTGRNRNE; translated from the coding sequence ATGAGTTCGTTCAGGAACAAGAATATATTGGTCACCGGTGGAGCTAATGGTATAGGACGGCTTTTGAGCTTAAAAAGTCTTAGGGAAGGAGCCAAAAACCTGGTAGTATGGGATGTTGACGAAGAATCCATGCAGGCTTTGGCTGATGAATGTAAGAAGGAGGGTTGGATCTGTCATACCTACAAAGTGGATCTTTCAGACGCCTCAGAAATAGAGAAAACCGCCACACTGGTTAAGGAAGAGATCGGTGATATTGATATTCTATTCAATAATGCAGGAATAGTGGTTGGAAAAGCATTTCTGAATCAAAGTTCTGAGGATATTCAGAAAACGATATCTGTAAATATTGAAGCAGTGATGTTAACAGCACGAGCTTTTCTGCAGGAAATGGTTGACCGTAGGTCAGGACACATTATTAATATTTCTTCCGCCTCTTCCCTGATGGGTAACCCAAACATGTCGGTGTATGCCGCCAGCAAGTGGGCAGTGACCGGGTGGTCGGAATCCTTGCGGCTGGAAATGGAACAGACAAAGAGCAATGTTAAGATTACCACAGTACAGCCCAGCTATATTGATACAGGAATGTTTGAGGGGGTGAGGGCACCGCTATTCACACCATTTCTTGATCCCGATGAAATCACAGAAAAAATCATAAACGCAGTAAAAAATAATAAAATAATCCTCAGAGAGCCGTTTATGGTGAAACTGACACCTTTCTTAAAAGGAGTGTTACCCACCAGGGTTTTTGATTTGTTGGCAGGTAAATTTTTTAGAGTTTATTCATCTATGGACAGGTTTACAGGGAGGAATAGGAATGAGTAG
- a CDS encoding DsbA family protein → MNLTSLFKLALLSIFVISCGSNQNDASAQESNTNAKLTLTEYSDYQCPACAYFYPIVDSLKQTYGNDLEVVYKDFPLNSHQYAALAARAAEAAKNQGKFLEMHNMLFENQRQWASGDAQSRIIGYAKQIGLDMNRFEQDLNAAETQQAVMEEKQEGVQMGVDSTPTFFINGEKLQQNPPSFQDFKALIDVYMKDTN, encoded by the coding sequence ATGAATCTTACCTCACTATTCAAACTAGCACTTTTATCCATCTTCGTAATAAGTTGTGGGAGCAATCAGAATGATGCTTCTGCCCAGGAGAGCAATACCAACGCAAAGCTGACACTCACAGAGTATAGCGACTACCAGTGTCCGGCATGTGCCTATTTTTATCCTATCGTAGATAGCCTAAAGCAGACCTATGGAAATGATTTGGAAGTGGTATACAAAGATTTCCCTTTGAACAGTCATCAATATGCTGCTCTGGCTGCACGGGCAGCAGAAGCAGCTAAAAACCAGGGGAAGTTTTTGGAAATGCACAACATGCTTTTTGAAAACCAGCGACAGTGGGCTTCCGGTGACGCCCAGTCACGAATTATCGGTTATGCCAAACAGATCGGTTTGGATATGAACCGGTTTGAGCAAGACCTGAATGCCGCGGAAACCCAGCAGGCAGTTATGGAGGAGAAACAGGAGGGAGTTCAGATGGGCGTTGATTCCACCCCGACTTTTTTCATCAACGGAGAAAAACTGCAGCAAAATCCGCCTTCTTTCCAGGATTTCAAGGCTCTTATTGATGTCTACATGAAGGATACTAATTAG
- the fahA gene encoding fumarylacetoacetase, with the protein MHPTNDPDLRSFIDVAPESHFPIQNLPYGVCRPKEGGEVYICTAIGNYVLNLAELEQAGVFDGPQLDGKRVFSERTLNKFMSLNRAAWLEARTTISNLLSADEPTLRDNQSLREEVLIPMDEVEMLMPVDIGDYTDFYSSEQHAFNVGTMFRGPENALKPNWKHLPVGYHGRASSVVLSGTNLHRPQGQVLGEDGETPEFSASKLLDFELEMGFVTGPGNQLGDPIPVSETREHIFGLMIVNDWSARDIQKWEYQPLGPFLAKNWATSVSPWIVTLDALQPFKTEGPEQDPEPMSYLKSDEGWYDIKLDVFLQGEKMDKPHKIAASNYKNLYWSMNQQLAHHTITGCNVQPGDLLASGTISGETEDSYGSMLELSWKGEKPLKFPNGEQRTFIQDGDTITMTGYAQGEGYRVGFGEVTGKIKPAKELKF; encoded by the coding sequence ATGCATCCAACCAACGACCCTGATTTGAGATCTTTTATTGATGTCGCACCTGAATCGCATTTCCCTATTCAGAATCTGCCTTATGGGGTTTGTCGCCCAAAAGAAGGTGGCGAGGTTTATATATGTACCGCCATCGGAAATTATGTGCTTAATCTGGCTGAACTGGAGCAGGCGGGAGTCTTTGATGGGCCGCAACTGGACGGTAAAAGGGTGTTTTCCGAGCGAACACTCAATAAATTCATGTCACTGAACCGTGCTGCTTGGCTTGAAGCCCGTACAACCATCAGTAACCTGCTGAGTGCTGACGAGCCAACACTACGGGATAATCAGAGTCTACGTGAGGAGGTACTGATTCCTATGGACGAGGTTGAAATGTTGATGCCGGTTGATATTGGGGATTATACGGACTTCTACTCATCAGAACAGCATGCGTTCAATGTGGGAACCATGTTTCGTGGGCCTGAGAATGCCCTGAAACCCAATTGGAAACACCTGCCGGTAGGTTATCACGGTCGAGCCAGTTCGGTGGTACTCAGTGGTACCAACTTGCACCGGCCGCAGGGTCAAGTGCTGGGTGAGGACGGCGAGACGCCTGAATTCAGTGCCAGTAAACTCTTGGACTTCGAACTTGAGATGGGTTTCGTAACCGGACCCGGAAATCAGCTTGGAGATCCGATTCCTGTCAGTGAGACAAGGGAGCATATATTTGGACTCATGATCGTCAATGACTGGAGTGCCAGAGACATTCAGAAATGGGAGTATCAGCCTTTAGGTCCATTTTTAGCAAAGAATTGGGCTACTTCGGTTTCTCCGTGGATCGTAACGCTTGATGCTCTGCAACCTTTTAAAACGGAGGGCCCCGAACAGGATCCCGAGCCTATGTCATATCTGAAAAGCGATGAAGGATGGTATGACATCAAGCTGGATGTATTTCTACAAGGAGAGAAAATGGACAAGCCGCACAAGATAGCTGCTTCCAATTATAAGAATCTGTATTGGAGCATGAACCAGCAGCTGGCTCATCATACTATAACCGGTTGCAACGTGCAGCCAGGAGATCTCCTCGCCTCAGGAACGATCAGCGGTGAGACCGAAGATTCCTACGGAAGTATGCTGGAGCTAAGCTGGAAGGGTGAAAAGCCTCTCAAGTTTCCCAATGGCGAGCAACGTACTTTTATTCAGGACGGCGATACCATAACCATGACCGGCTATGCCCAGGGCGAAGGGTATCGAGTTGGCTTCGGCGAAGTTACCGGCAAAATTAAGCCCGCAAAAGAGCTGAAGTTTTAA